A single genomic interval of Persephonella atlantica harbors:
- a CDS encoding bifunctional 3'-5' exonuclease/DNA polymerase, which produces MTEFTYIFNLEEAVKSLHDFEKDKYLFLDTEVAVKSFKEIDFFSDKVRLIQLGNAEKIYIYDMFLIPEFAKYLKEILEKKGVVGHNLKFDIKFLKTNFDIFPQIVFDTMIASQLLSENSKEKHSLQAVTYRLTDNNIDKTQQSSAWGLRNLSEEQLEYAANDVKVLREIFPILKSRLNQINTPHKATGVVHETFGLDNAVAVVEMAFVPQLAMIELKGMPVDEKELSSMLTTVSADYQRRYIEFVRSSGVDPFSPHKVTAWLTGRLGLKLPKTQKGSLSSQDSALRKYMDIPQVRQLIEIRSEKKLLDKLKELHSHVKNGRIHSQFRQIGAPTGRMASSQPNLQNITKELRRLFKAPEGKKLIVADYSQIELRIAAEYVNDEVMIKAFSEGKDLHRFTASLILDKSYEKVSKEERQMAKAINFGLIYGISPRSLMEYARNNYGVDISLKDAQEFHKRFFDIYLSFKRWHESVNQKLSKKHSMTVYTLLGRKMTVHRFTEAVNFPIQGTGSDMLKMAVVFFGKLKKDIDASIVNLVHDEIIVEVAKEYADKAKEILSESMLRAGKILLKKVPVEFEVEIVNAWAEK; this is translated from the coding sequence ATGACAGAGTTTACCTACATATTCAATTTAGAAGAGGCTGTTAAATCTCTCCATGATTTTGAGAAAGATAAATATCTATTTTTAGACACAGAGGTTGCTGTAAAATCATTCAAAGAGATAGATTTTTTTTCAGATAAAGTCCGTCTGATACAGTTAGGAAACGCAGAAAAGATATACATCTACGACATGTTTTTAATTCCGGAGTTTGCAAAGTATCTAAAAGAGATTTTAGAAAAAAAAGGAGTAGTAGGTCATAATCTGAAGTTTGATATCAAGTTTCTCAAAACAAATTTTGATATATTCCCCCAGATTGTTTTTGACACAATGATTGCTTCACAACTTCTGTCTGAAAACAGTAAAGAGAAGCATTCCCTTCAGGCTGTGACATACAGACTTACAGACAACAACATTGATAAAACACAGCAGTCTTCTGCATGGGGATTGAGAAACCTGTCTGAGGAACAGCTTGAGTATGCAGCAAACGATGTAAAGGTTCTCAGAGAGATATTCCCAATACTAAAGAGTAGATTAAACCAGATTAACACTCCCCACAAAGCTACCGGAGTAGTACACGAGACCTTTGGTCTGGATAATGCTGTTGCTGTTGTTGAGATGGCATTTGTTCCTCAGCTTGCTATGATTGAGCTAAAAGGTATGCCTGTTGATGAAAAAGAGCTAAGCAGTATGTTAACAACTGTGTCTGCTGATTATCAGAGAAGATACATAGAGTTTGTCAGAAGCAGCGGTGTTGACCCATTTTCTCCCCACAAAGTAACAGCATGGCTCACAGGAAGGTTAGGATTAAAGCTTCCCAAAACACAGAAAGGTTCACTTTCATCACAGGACAGTGCACTGAGAAAATATATGGACATTCCTCAGGTCAGACAGCTAATAGAGATAAGGTCAGAAAAGAAACTGTTAGATAAACTAAAAGAACTTCATTCACACGTTAAAAACGGCAGAATTCATTCCCAGTTCAGGCAGATTGGTGCTCCAACTGGCAGAATGGCCTCTTCCCAGCCAAATCTTCAGAACATAACAAAAGAGCTGAGGAGACTGTTTAAAGCTCCAGAAGGTAAAAAACTTATTGTTGCAGATTACTCACAGATAGAGCTGAGAATTGCTGCAGAGTATGTTAATGACGAAGTGATGATAAAAGCTTTTTCAGAAGGGAAAGACCTTCACAGGTTCACAGCTTCACTGATTTTAGACAAATCTTACGAAAAAGTATCAAAAGAAGAAAGACAGATGGCAAAAGCAATAAATTTTGGTCTTATATATGGAATATCTCCAAGGTCTCTTATGGAGTATGCAAGAAACAACTATGGCGTTGATATATCACTGAAAGATGCACAGGAGTTTCACAAAAGGTTTTTTGACATCTATCTATCTTTTAAAAGATGGCACGAAAGTGTCAATCAAAAGCTGTCAAAAAAGCATTCTATGACTGTTTACACACTTTTAGGAAGAAAGATGACTGTTCACAGATTTACAGAAGCAGTTAATTTTCCTATTCAGGGAACAGGCAGTGACATGTTAAAGATGGCTGTCGTATTTTTTGGAAAGTTAAAAAAAGATATAGATGCCAGTATAGTTAACTTGGTACACGATGAGATTATTGTTGAAGTAGCTAAAGAATACGCCGATAAAGCGAAGGAAATCCTTTCAGAAAGTATGCTCAGGGCAGGAAAGATTCTGCTGAAAAAAGTTCCAGTAGAATTTGAAGTAGAGATAGTCAATGCATGGGCAGAGAAGTAG
- a CDS encoding ankyrin repeat domain-containing protein, translated as MLKKVLPLILIVFALLSCQRLDASDPNNMLIIASQLGDIDRVRLAIAKGADVNYQDEKGGTALHWAVFYGHKEIVKLLLMQGADPFIKDKNGITPVDVAKINRKKEVLKILEELIHHKKIKFNRQ; from the coding sequence ATGTTAAAGAAAGTTTTACCTCTGATTCTGATTGTTTTTGCTCTGCTTTCATGCCAGAGATTAGACGCCTCAGACCCTAACAACATGCTCATTATTGCTTCACAGCTTGGGGATATAGACAGGGTAAGGCTGGCCATTGCAAAAGGTGCAGACGTTAACTATCAGGACGAAAAAGGTGGGACAGCTCTCCACTGGGCTGTTTTCTATGGACATAAGGAGATAGTAAAGCTTCTGCTAATGCAGGGAGCTGACCCTTTTATAAAAGATAAAAATGGGATAACACCTGTTGATGTTGCAAAAATTAACCGAAAAAAGGAAGTGTTAAAGATTTTGGAGGAATTGATTCACCATAAAAAAATAAAGTTTAATAGACAGTAA
- the recO gene encoding DNA repair protein RecO, translating into MSSLIKDEAIVLRKSPVGDYDVSITVYMRKQGKENIYLPKGQLLKSPYISSTEPFTWFKGVFIRKREKFFIKEIDRSKALGIEICKDLNRFITANYMLDTFNRYIIYPDERMFIFLKKSLYYLTGSCDMSIFRLNFLAKLVYLSGIYPELKQCVRCGENINRNNYQLFSISEGGVVCTKCSKQKRNISYQHIKYLQQLRIIRFKNLPKLRIKDAHYLEKILSDYLSKNA; encoded by the coding sequence TTGAGCAGTCTGATAAAGGATGAAGCTATCGTTTTAAGAAAATCTCCTGTTGGAGATTATGATGTATCAATCACTGTTTACATGAGAAAACAGGGAAAAGAAAATATATATCTACCAAAGGGGCAGTTACTTAAATCTCCTTACATAAGCTCTACAGAGCCTTTTACGTGGTTCAAAGGGGTATTTATAAGAAAAAGAGAGAAATTTTTTATAAAGGAGATAGACAGGTCAAAGGCTCTCGGTATTGAGATATGTAAAGACTTAAACCGCTTCATAACAGCTAATTATATGCTTGACACATTTAACAGATACATCATATATCCTGACGAGAGGATGTTTATATTTTTGAAAAAAAGTCTGTATTATCTAACTGGCAGTTGTGATATGAGTATTTTTCGTCTTAACTTTTTAGCAAAGCTGGTTTATCTATCTGGGATTTACCCTGAGCTGAAGCAGTGTGTAAGATGTGGAGAGAATATTAATAGAAATAATTATCAGCTTTTTTCCATATCTGAAGGGGGGGTGGTATGCACGAAATGTTCTAAACAAAAAAGAAATATCAGCTATCAGCACATAAAATATCTTCAGCAGTTAAGAATAATAAGATTCAAAAACCTGCCAAAGCTCAGAATAAAAGATGCCCACTACCTTGAGAAAATTCTTTCAGATTATTTGAGCAAAAACGCATAG
- a CDS encoding SDR family NAD(P)-dependent oxidoreductase, with amino-acid sequence MQAKGQTVLVTGAAGFIGWKTVKFLLEGGFNVVGIDNMNHYYDVRLKEWRKKDLEKYENFRFFQIDIENLGALKVLFDSYNFDAVLNLAARAGVRYSMENPHVYLQTNAQGTLNLLELMKEKGIKKMVLASTSSLYAGQPMPFKETLPVNTPISPYAASKKAAEVMAYTYHYLYGLDITVVRYFTVYGPAGRPDMSIFRFIKWIDKGTPIRLFGDGSQARDFTYVDDIARGTILAMKPLGYEIINLGGGKNPISLKTIINKIENLLGKKAVIEHRPFHKADMKETWADIDKAGKLLGWKPEIDIDEGLKRTVQWYLENKEWLKDVSVDEGKENI; translated from the coding sequence ATGCAAGCAAAAGGTCAGACTGTCCTTGTTACAGGAGCTGCAGGTTTTATTGGCTGGAAAACAGTAAAATTCCTCCTTGAAGGTGGTTTTAATGTTGTTGGTATAGACAACATGAACCATTATTATGATGTGAGACTGAAAGAGTGGAGAAAAAAAGATTTAGAAAAGTATGAAAATTTCAGATTTTTTCAGATAGATATAGAAAATTTAGGGGCATTAAAGGTTCTGTTTGACAGCTACAACTTTGACGCTGTTTTGAATTTGGCAGCAAGGGCAGGGGTTAGATATTCTATGGAAAATCCCCACGTTTACCTCCAGACAAACGCCCAGGGAACTTTAAATCTCCTTGAACTGATGAAAGAGAAAGGAATAAAAAAGATGGTTTTAGCTTCCACATCTTCTCTGTATGCTGGACAGCCTATGCCCTTTAAGGAAACACTTCCTGTTAACACCCCTATATCTCCTTACGCAGCATCAAAAAAGGCAGCTGAAGTGATGGCTTACACGTATCACTACCTGTATGGGTTAGACATAACAGTGGTAAGATACTTCACTGTTTACGGTCCTGCTGGAAGACCAGATATGAGCATATTCAGATTTATCAAATGGATAGATAAAGGAACACCTATCAGACTGTTTGGTGATGGCTCTCAGGCAAGGGATTTTACATATGTTGATGACATTGCAAGGGGAACTATCCTTGCAATGAAACCTTTAGGTTATGAGATTATTAATTTAGGAGGAGGGAAAAATCCCATATCACTGAAAACAATAATAAACAAAATAGAAAATCTGTTAGGTAAAAAGGCTGTCATTGAACACAGGCCATTTCATAAAGCAGACATGAAAGAGACATGGGCAGACATAGACAAGGCTGGAAAGCTCCTTGGCTGGAAACCTGAGATTGATATAGATGAAGGACTGAAAAGGACTGTCCAGTGGTATTTAGAGAACAAAGAATGGCTAAAGGATGTATCTGTAGATGAGGGAAAGGAAAACATTTAA
- a CDS encoding glycosyltransferase family 4 protein: protein MKVLQVVDGYGWGGTKEQVYLTTRELKKKGIDIHIALSFQYQQMVEKLKPYNVPIHYFENHIKNARYRIENYRRLIKIIDENRFDIVIGNSPHAFDYVRVSKIFLKTRPKIINVKRSGRIPSFLSKYLKYSAADRIVVVSKSVEKILREKKFLPEKLVTIESGIDLSRFKPEPEKKEYFRKKIGLPVDKKIFVNVANWNPEVKGQDRLIRSFLQADMPDAVLVLVGKDTDKKTKELTKQYGGEDRVIGLGFREDIPKILNASDYFVLSSFLEGIAGALLQAMATGKVVISTLAGGIDEYLKDGYNGFSVEVGDFEGLKDKMRYVAQMDKNLYKKISHNAVKTANHYSIENTANKYIRLFEEMLNG from the coding sequence TTGAAAGTTCTGCAGGTTGTTGATGGATACGGCTGGGGTGGAACAAAAGAACAGGTATATCTGACTACAAGGGAACTGAAGAAAAAGGGAATAGACATTCATATTGCCCTTTCTTTCCAGTATCAGCAAATGGTTGAAAAACTAAAGCCTTACAATGTTCCAATACATTACTTTGAAAACCACATAAAAAATGCAAGGTACAGGATAGAAAACTACAGAAGACTTATAAAAATTATTGATGAAAACAGGTTTGACATTGTCATAGGAAATTCTCCCCATGCATTTGATTATGTCCGTGTGTCAAAAATTTTTCTGAAAACCAGACCAAAAATCATCAATGTGAAAAGGTCTGGAAGAATTCCCTCTTTCCTTTCTAAATATCTGAAGTATTCAGCTGCTGACAGAATTGTTGTAGTATCAAAAAGTGTGGAGAAAATACTCAGAGAAAAAAAGTTTTTGCCAGAAAAACTTGTTACAATTGAGAGTGGAATTGACCTGTCAAGGTTTAAACCTGAGCCAGAGAAAAAAGAGTATTTCAGAAAAAAGATAGGTCTTCCTGTAGATAAAAAAATATTTGTTAATGTGGCTAACTGGAATCCAGAGGTAAAAGGTCAGGATAGGCTGATACGGTCTTTCTTACAGGCAGATATGCCAGATGCTGTCCTTGTCCTTGTAGGTAAAGATACAGATAAAAAAACTAAAGAATTAACCAAACAGTACGGGGGAGAAGACAGGGTAATAGGTTTAGGTTTCAGAGAGGACATTCCTAAAATTCTGAATGCCAGTGATTATTTTGTCCTTTCCTCATTTTTAGAAGGAATAGCAGGAGCCCTTCTGCAGGCAATGGCAACAGGTAAGGTGGTAATATCAACACTTGCAGGGGGTATAGACGAGTATCTGAAGGATGGTTACAACGGTTTTTCTGTAGAAGTTGGGGATTTTGAAGGTCTAAAAGATAAGATGAGATATGTTGCACAGATGGACAAAAATCTGTACAAAAAGATATCCCACAATGCTGTAAAAACA